AGAGCAGCCATCCGGCCATCAGCCCTGAAGGCACGAACAGCAGAGCCAGCACAGGAACGGCACTGGGCTGCAGAGGCTGCGGATGCTGCTGTCCCCAGACACGCAGAAGCGCACTGATCAGCAGAGAGATTCCCCAGACGGAAGCGAGAATCGCCGCTTTCTTCAAAAACAAGAAATGCGCAGTCTTCTATAATGAAGGATTGGCTCTGAAGATCTTGTCCTCAGCTCTCACGGACTTGAGCGGCCTCGACAACGTCAACCCGGCCCTGACCCGTTACGGACGCAAAGAGCCTGCACCGGTGCTTCCGCTGCGAGAGGAACCGGATTTGTTGAGCTGGCTGGAAACCAGCGGTCGCTTGGTGGAGGACGAGGAGTCCAGTTCACCCGAGGTGAGCACGGTGGAAGAGGAGGAGCTCTCCGCGCTGATGGGCGAGAAAGAGGACTACAAGGCCGAGGAAGAGAACGAAGAA
This genomic window from Synechococcus sp. MIT S9220 contains:
- a CDS encoding DUF3134 domain-containing protein; the protein is MSSALTDLSGLDNVNPALTRYGRKEPAPVLPLREEPDLLSWLETSGRLVEDEESSSPEVSTVEEEELSALMGEKEDYKAEEENEENWED